ATGAAAAACTAAGCAAGCAAAGGAACAGTgaacagttttaaaagaaaggaagtataTTAGTGTAATACTTGGctgggcaggaaaaaaaaagctatatttatgtaattataataaGATAAACACCCAATActaacttttataaaaaattgtgaTGTTACTCTGTTGGGCagatggaaggagaggaaaatgcaaagaaggtgtatatttatgtgtgtatatgctaaattttcctctttccaaatagaaaatcaataagctTTGTCTAAAGCAGATAAAGTAAGAAATAGAAcaggtgtatttttttatttagaaataaaatgtcagaagaaAAGCTAGTAGAGTTGATAGTGATTTCTTCTGGGGGTTATGACTGAGAGGAGGGGTAGAGCTTActgacttttaaattatatatatttgggacacctgggtggctcagtggttgagcatctacctttggctgagtgggtgatcccacagtcccaggatcgagtcccgcatcaggcttcctgcatggagcctgcttctccctctgcctgtgtctgcctctctctctctctctctgtctgtctctctctctcatgaataactaaataaaatcttaaaaaattatatatatttcttaatttgttttgtgTTCAATTGTGTGTATGCAGTAGTTTGGTAGATGTTAaaactaattagaaaaaaatgtatcatagGACAATTAGGGGACAGCAatgctttcattaaaatatttgaatcaaagaagaaagaaaaaagtccagtGTGGTTCAGAAGGAATATGCTATTACCAGTAAAGTAGACAAAGGCATTTAAAATCatcataatcttaaaaaaaaaaaaaaaataaaatcatcataatCTTCAACACATCAACATATTTTAAGTCTGCcttttcataataatatataGATCTCCAGTGAAGCTAAATGGGAAGGAATAGCATTTTGTattctgctttaaattctttctaATTCTCTAATGTCTTtactttcagttttataaaagttaaaagttcTCAGCTTTGATGGGGCTAATGGCATGCCTTTTCAAAGTTGTAATGAACTTACGTTATTTGTTGGGGAAAAATCGGGTGAAGATTAAAGATGTCAAGcctggcatgcctgggtggctcagtaggttaagtggctgcctttgggaTGGAGCCCGGGTTTCCCTGCTCGgcagggggtctgcttttccttctccctctgcccctggtcTCTCTTTCACTAATGTGTgtacttcctctctctcaaataaagaaaatattaaaaaaaatcaagcctaTAGAAATTTATAAgttttagaatatatttgttcatttcattcaTCATCTTAAATGGGAAATTGAGCTTGTTGATATCTTATACTTACATTAAGTTTTCTGTTtaacctccctctctccttccctcccttcctactGCCACCCCCCATTATGGTATCTCTTGGTGATTTAAGTATATGTTCAAGGTCAAAGCCAAAAACCTGAAGAAACTAGGACTGTAGCTATAGTCTTTTAGAGAACTTCCAGAGTGTGCAGATTCCATTATAACAGTTGGTCAATAAAATTTATGTAgcgaatttatttaaaatcttataaagCAGTCTGATATAGCATGTAATTACACCAGCTTTGGAATCAGGCAGATTTAGCTTCAAATCTCACCTTTCTGCAACTTGCTAGCCATGTGATTTaagtcatttgtatattttctaagcatcaattcttttatatgtaatatgGGAATATTAATATCTATTTCAAAGGATTAGATGAGTATATAAAGTACCTGATATGTTTGTgggcatttatatatatacagttaAAGCATGTATGACATATAGTAATTTAACATTGCTGTTTCCTGTaataatatatctattttttattttttgttttatagatgcaGCCATCTTGGTCTCTTGCTGTGCTATTTCTTGGTCGACTGTTGCTTATCAAGTAGCTTTAAGAAAATCCTTGCCTGATAAAAATCTCCTTAATGGATTCTGTCCCAAATTCACATACCTCTTTTATAAGTTGTTTACATTATTATCTTGGAAGCTGAGTATTGTACTTCTTCTATTCTTAGATGTTAAGATTGCATtatttctgttgttatttctttggtttttaggGATATTGTGggcatttaaaaagcaaactcagTTTTGCGCTTCTGTAAGTATGGAATTCTTATACAGGGTTGTTGTTGGATTCATTCTtacctttacattttttaatattaagggACAGAATACCAAATGTCCAATGTTTTGTTACTATATTGTAAGGGTACTGGCCACAGTGGGGATATTGGTTGTGTTCTGGGTTTCCCcagtctctatttttaattcagaCTATTTTATGTCCATCAGTATCACTATAGCTCTTACTCTTGTccttggaattatttttcttattgtttattaTGGGACTTTCCACCCAAACAGAAACGAAGAAACAAAACCTGATGAAATTGAtggaaaaacaactaaaagagATTGTAGAATGAAGTATTTTCTAATGGAATAGCTATCATTTGtgagatgtgttttattttttgttttattggttattaaagaaaatgttatgtggatgtgtttcttatttttgcctttaatttCAGATCAGTTTTCATTAACTGTGAATGTGAGAGAgcatagtaatattttattattgaaattaatttctaaattggTTTTAAAGATCTTGGGTACTTCAATATATTTCCCTATAGCCTGGTAGGTTTGTCAGCCTGAGCTTGAACTGGAAGAAATGTTCTGATTCTCCAAAATTAGAAGCCTGGCATCAAGCTTCCCTTCAATTCTTCCCTCATTGTTTCTGAACTAAAACTAATGCTTGTTGTAGAGAACTGTAAAGGGAGAAGAGCAGAAcacccatttttctttcctctattttattgtttcagtGCATATATTTTGAGTTGGGGGAAGATTggtagaggaaaaggaaaaagaaggaaagaggaagaaagcaaaacatcaagtttaccatttttaagtgtacggtTTAATAGCATTAGCTAGCATTCACCTTGTTATGCATCTCTATAGCTTTTTCATCCTGCAACACTGAGACTCTTTTCCCATTTAACaacttcccatttctctctctccagcctctggGAACCACACTTCTGTTTTGggtttctataaatttgactactttaCATACCTCAAATAAGG
Above is a window of Canis lupus familiaris isolate Mischka breed German Shepherd chromosome 29, alternate assembly UU_Cfam_GSD_1.0, whole genome shotgun sequence DNA encoding:
- the XKR9 gene encoding XK-related protein 9 isoform X3; this encodes MTDLSMLRLFETYLEGCPQLVLQLYTFLELGQANFSQYAAILVSCCAISWSTVAYQVALRKSLPDKNLLNGFCPKFTYLFYKLFTLLSWKLSIVLLLFLDVKIALFLLLFLWFLGILWAFKKQTQFCASVSMEFLYRVVVGFILTFTFFNIKGQNTKCPMFCYYIVRVLATVGILVVFWVSPVSIFNSDYFMSISITIALTLVLGIIFLIVYYGTFHPNRNEETKPDEIDGKTTKRDCRMKYFLME
- the XKR9 gene encoding XK-related protein 9 isoform X2, yielding MVFKRYWFALKNGYHVAFKNSKTANFTEEQIDSHKEVIDRMTDLSMLRLFETYLEGCPQLVLQLYTFLELGQANFSQYAAILVSCCAISWSTVAYQVALRKSLPDKNLLNGFCPKFTYLFYKLFTLLSWKLSIVLLLFLDVKIALFLLLFLWFLGILWAFKKQTQFCASVSMEFLYRVVVGFILTFTFFNIKGQNTKCPMFCYYIVRVLATVGILVVFWVSPVSIFNSDYFMSISITIALTLVLGIIFLIVYYGTFHPNRNEETKPDEIDGKTTKRDCRMKYFLME
- the XKR9 gene encoding XK-related protein 9 isoform X1, with the protein product MKYTKLTFMLSVLGIVIYITDLIVDIWVSVRFFYEGQNVFGILTVSFMLFGTLVVQCFSYSWFKADLKKAGQESQCCFLLLHCLQGGVFTRYWFALKNGYHVAFKNSKTANFTEEQIDSHKEVIDRMTDLSMLRLFETYLEGCPQLVLQLYTFLELGQANFSQYAAILVSCCAISWSTVAYQVALRKSLPDKNLLNGFCPKFTYLFYKLFTLLSWKLSIVLLLFLDVKIALFLLLFLWFLGILWAFKKQTQFCASVSMEFLYRVVVGFILTFTFFNIKGQNTKCPMFCYYIVRVLATVGILVVFWVSPVSIFNSDYFMSISITIALTLVLGIIFLIVYYGTFHPNRNEETKPDEIDGKTTKRDCRMKYFLME